One part of the Sporosarcina ureae genome encodes these proteins:
- a CDS encoding small multi-drug export protein translates to MLEYLLVFLGAAVPWIEIMIVIPLGIIRGLSPMWVMILSFAGNMATILLLIIGFQPIKEWMDRRKQKKGKGESKRQQRAKQIMNTYGLPVLALAGPILIGTHIAAFIGLVFGAKKLNTAIWSAVSIALWCLVFGILTAMGFDFFVNHT, encoded by the coding sequence GTGCTAGAATATCTTTTAGTGTTTTTAGGAGCGGCTGTACCGTGGATTGAAATCATGATTGTCATTCCTTTAGGTATTATTAGAGGGTTATCGCCTATGTGGGTAATGATACTTTCATTTGCTGGTAATATGGCAACTATTCTTCTTTTGATCATTGGATTCCAACCTATTAAAGAATGGATGGACCGCAGAAAGCAAAAGAAGGGCAAAGGTGAATCGAAACGCCAACAACGCGCAAAACAAATTATGAATACATATGGATTACCTGTTTTAGCACTTGCAGGGCCTATATTAATTGGGACACATATCGCAGCCTTTATTGGTCTGGTATTCGGTGCGAAGAAATTGAATACGGCGATTTGGTCTGCAGTCAGTATTGCACTTTGGTGTTTAGTGTTTGGTATTCTGACCGCTATGGGATTCGACTTTTTTGTTAATCATACATAA
- a CDS encoding HAD family hydrolase — protein MIKTLIFDLDDTLIWDAKSISMAFQKTCEYATKKIGVNPVELEHAVRQEARDLYATYETFPHTQNIGINPFEGLWGVFDDEGEEFQKMKEIVPGYQKEAWIRGLKKLGVDDEAFGRELAEVFPKERKNSPYIYEETFEVLDKLKEDYQLVLLTNGSPSLQQIKLKISPEIPGYFDHIIVSGAFGKGKPDASIFKYVLDLCGIQADEALMIGDNLMTDILGSSRVNMNNVWINRENKPPNDEVKPTYEIDNLHGLFPILATLKNR, from the coding sequence ATGATTAAAACACTGATTTTTGATCTAGATGATACACTGATTTGGGATGCCAAGAGTATTTCAATGGCATTTCAAAAAACATGTGAGTATGCGACAAAGAAAATAGGAGTCAATCCAGTTGAACTTGAGCATGCGGTACGTCAGGAAGCAAGAGATTTGTATGCTACATATGAAACATTTCCACATACTCAAAACATCGGAATTAATCCTTTTGAAGGACTTTGGGGTGTCTTTGACGATGAAGGGGAAGAATTTCAAAAAATGAAAGAGATTGTTCCAGGCTATCAAAAAGAAGCTTGGATCAGAGGATTAAAGAAATTAGGGGTTGATGATGAAGCATTCGGAAGAGAACTAGCAGAAGTGTTTCCGAAAGAGCGTAAAAATAGCCCTTATATATATGAAGAAACGTTCGAAGTGTTAGATAAGTTAAAGGAGGATTATCAGCTGGTCCTACTGACAAATGGATCACCAAGTCTACAGCAAATTAAATTAAAGATATCGCCCGAGATACCTGGTTACTTTGATCATATAATTGTTTCTGGCGCATTCGGAAAAGGAAAGCCTGATGCTTCTATATTTAAATATGTTCTTGATTTATGCGGTATTCAAGCGGATGAAGCATTGATGATTGGTGATAATCTAATGACAGATATTCTAGGTTCAAGCCGTGTTAATATGAATAATGTGTGGATCAATCGTGAAAACAAGCCGCCGAATGATGAAGTGAAACCTACTTATGAGATAGACAATTTACATGGGCTATTTCCTATACTTGCAACACTTAAAAACCGATGA
- the thpR gene encoding RNA 2',3'-cyclic phosphodiesterase — protein MAQHYFIGISTAHPVEEIAQQFRAEYQLIEKYKVIPHAKDLHLTMRYIGELDETKLPWLKSCLQKIAQSNKGFTVYVKGMSFFGSASGPRVVFLAVQPSSILSELQRQIARRVENILELEKDIRFVPHITIAKKRKTTDKLQLEKKMIEPVPITIEGFSLFKIHPNESPSYETIAYFPFKKS, from the coding sequence TTGGCACAACATTATTTTATAGGCATCTCTACTGCTCATCCAGTCGAAGAAATAGCCCAGCAATTTCGTGCTGAATATCAATTGATAGAGAAATACAAAGTGATTCCACACGCAAAAGATCTACATTTAACTATGCGCTATATCGGTGAGCTCGATGAAACCAAACTCCCATGGCTGAAATCTTGTCTACAGAAAATCGCTCAATCGAATAAAGGATTCACAGTGTACGTAAAAGGCATGTCTTTCTTCGGTTCTGCAAGTGGACCACGTGTCGTTTTTCTTGCAGTTCAGCCTTCGAGTATATTAAGCGAATTACAAAGACAAATCGCCAGACGGGTTGAAAATATTCTGGAGTTGGAAAAAGATATACGCTTTGTTCCGCATATCACAATAGCTAAAAAAAGAAAAACGACGGATAAGCTGCAATTAGAAAAAAAGATGATTGAACCTGTGCCTATTACAATAGAAGGTTTTTCTTTATTCAAGATTCATCCGAATGAAAGTCCCTCATATGAAACAATTGCTTATTTTCCATTTAAAAAGAGTTGA
- a CDS encoding methyl-accepting chemotaxis protein produces the protein MKFTVGKKLWFGFMSVVIIMIIIGVIGFLSLKSVNEKYSFLINDRMHKVILLEQQQSDQNNLAKNIRGYMLYGSESYIKELEETQLRIEERLNELGRIITNNSMQEALSSIKEASTEYDKVLLSIIEEKRAGNDEQALAVGTNGAGYQETISDNINLITEYQRQMQLDLEKDVASYTKSASLLSGFLIIFGIIGSIVITIVISRLISVPVGRMTLALTEVSAGNFAIDEVKIKNNDEIGDMSIALNVMVTDLRGIIDRAKSSALQLAAQSEELSASAEESLAASEMVAEISEKNLQTSETQANIVNQSTVSMGEMVTAIDVITQDNEEMLNSSEDVARLVKEGSALMGETTNQMTNISQNIGDSMTTINKMSKHTESIRGVTSMIAAIAEQTNLLALNAAIEAARAGEHGKGFAVVAEEVRNLAEQSKQSTQEIGRMIDTIIHDVETVVTSTDEGRKRVAEGLISTEKTNSIFMDIEHATSDVSEKVSTVSAAIEEIRAMTDEVTEGAKQVEELAVQAAAEAQSTSAATEEQLAANEEITSSSQSLAQLAEQLQHDMSRFKV, from the coding sequence ATGAAGTTTACAGTGGGGAAAAAGCTGTGGTTTGGTTTTATGAGTGTGGTTATCATCATGATTATTATAGGAGTTATCGGATTCTTGTCGCTAAAAAGTGTTAATGAAAAGTATTCGTTTTTAATTAATGATCGGATGCATAAAGTGATTTTATTAGAGCAGCAGCAAAGTGATCAAAATAATTTAGCTAAGAATATAAGAGGATACATGTTATACGGTTCTGAATCTTACATAAAAGAATTGGAAGAAACTCAATTACGTATAGAAGAACGCTTAAATGAACTGGGGAGAATTATAACAAACAACTCTATGCAGGAAGCTTTATCATCTATTAAAGAAGCGAGTACTGAATACGATAAAGTACTTCTCTCTATTATAGAAGAGAAACGTGCGGGGAATGATGAACAAGCACTTGCAGTAGGAACAAACGGGGCTGGTTATCAAGAGACGATTTCGGATAATATCAATCTAATAACTGAATATCAAAGACAAATGCAACTAGACTTAGAAAAAGATGTAGCAAGCTATACAAAAAGTGCATCTTTATTGTCAGGATTCTTAATTATATTCGGTATCATTGGTAGTATAGTCATCACGATTGTGATCAGTCGTCTGATTAGCGTTCCTGTTGGGCGAATGACATTAGCGCTTACTGAAGTATCGGCTGGAAACTTTGCGATAGATGAAGTGAAGATAAAAAACAATGATGAAATCGGTGATATGTCTATTGCGCTGAATGTAATGGTTACTGATTTACGTGGGATCATCGATCGTGCGAAAAGTTCAGCTTTGCAATTAGCAGCACAGTCAGAAGAATTATCCGCTAGTGCTGAAGAAAGTTTGGCAGCGTCTGAAATGGTAGCGGAAATTTCAGAAAAGAATTTGCAAACAAGTGAGACGCAGGCAAACATTGTCAATCAATCTACTGTCTCAATGGGTGAAATGGTAACTGCAATTGATGTCATTACACAAGATAACGAAGAAATGCTGAATTCTTCTGAAGATGTGGCGCGATTGGTTAAGGAAGGTTCTGCACTTATGGGGGAAACAACCAATCAGATGACGAATATTAGTCAAAACATTGGGGACTCTATGACGACTATTAATAAAATGTCTAAGCACACCGAAAGTATTCGAGGTGTCACTTCGATGATCGCAGCGATTGCTGAACAAACTAATTTACTTGCACTAAACGCGGCGATTGAAGCTGCGCGTGCTGGAGAACATGGTAAAGGTTTTGCTGTGGTAGCCGAGGAAGTACGGAATTTGGCGGAGCAGTCCAAGCAATCTACTCAAGAAATTGGCCGAATGATTGATACAATCATTCACGATGTAGAAACGGTAGTAACGAGCACGGACGAAGGCAGAAAGCGTGTTGCCGAAGGCCTAATATCCACAGAAAAAACAAATTCTATCTTCATGGATATCGAGCATGCTACTTCAGACGTCAGTGAAAAGGTATCAACGGTATCTGCAGCAATTGAAGAAATTCGTGCGATGACCGATGAAGTGACAGAAGGAGCCAAACAAGTGGAAGAATTGGCTGTTCAAGCAGCTGCAGAAGCTCAGTCTACTAGTGCTGCAACAGAAGAACAGTTGGCTGCTAATGAGGAAATCACTTCGAGCTCACAATCGTTGGCTCAACTTGCAGAACAACTTCAACATGATATGTCACGGTTTAAAGTTTAA
- a CDS encoding acyl-CoA dehydrogenase family protein, with product MSTELFITTDFQRRWVNELTEAGPFFSSFSERSDQLSKFPKENIEKLVEMGYTTLTLPREFGGAGSTVTDMVLFQETIARFDSATALAIGWHQGVVGELYESRKWTEEQLAQFSEAIQQGALVNRSVTEAQTGSPTRGGRPQTTAVRTVNGWVISGEKTFTTMAPALTHILVSVWIEEKQKTGFFLLPSETAGLSIKDTWHMISMRGTESQTLVLDHVQATNEQLVEVNEASRANNQNGWLLHIPACYMGIAQAARDYAVHFAATYQPNSLNEPIASLFNIQTQIGKMDLELIKARHLLYDIAGIYDDSARRVHLQNELGVAKSIVTNSAIEIVNLAMRIVGAKSLELSNPLQRHYRDVRAGLHNPPMDDMTITKLAQAAISGQQ from the coding sequence GTGTCGACAGAACTTTTTATCACAACGGACTTTCAACGCCGATGGGTCAATGAATTGACTGAGGCAGGTCCGTTTTTCAGTAGCTTTTCAGAACGATCTGATCAGCTCTCAAAATTCCCAAAAGAGAATATAGAAAAACTTGTGGAAATGGGCTATACGACGCTTACCCTACCTAGAGAATTCGGAGGCGCGGGTAGCACAGTGACGGACATGGTTCTTTTCCAAGAGACCATAGCTCGCTTCGATAGTGCTACCGCTCTCGCAATTGGCTGGCATCAAGGAGTTGTTGGTGAGCTGTACGAGAGCCGTAAATGGACGGAAGAACAACTGGCACAGTTTAGTGAAGCTATTCAACAAGGTGCGCTTGTTAATCGCTCCGTTACAGAAGCACAAACTGGTAGTCCAACTCGTGGCGGCCGTCCACAAACAACCGCAGTACGCACTGTAAATGGCTGGGTGATTTCAGGAGAAAAGACGTTTACAACTATGGCGCCTGCCCTTACTCATATCCTTGTATCTGTTTGGATTGAAGAAAAACAGAAAACAGGCTTCTTTTTGTTGCCAAGTGAAACGGCTGGTCTTTCCATTAAAGATACTTGGCATATGATTTCAATGCGCGGTACAGAAAGCCAGACGCTTGTGCTAGATCATGTCCAAGCAACAAACGAACAGTTAGTAGAAGTGAATGAAGCGTCACGCGCTAATAACCAGAATGGCTGGCTTTTACATATTCCTGCATGTTATATGGGAATTGCCCAGGCGGCTCGTGATTATGCAGTGCACTTTGCGGCTACTTATCAGCCAAACAGCCTCAATGAACCTATCGCTTCCCTTTTCAATATTCAAACGCAAATCGGAAAGATGGATTTAGAGCTAATTAAGGCACGCCACTTACTTTACGATATAGCAGGTATTTACGACGATTCTGCGCGTCGGGTTCACTTACAAAATGAGCTTGGAGTAGCGAAATCGATTGTGACAAACAGTGCAATTGAAATTGTTAATTTAGCAATGCGTATTGTAGGTGCAAAAAGTTTGGAATTATCGAACCCTCTTCAGAGACATTATCGCGATGTACGGGCTGGTCTTCACAATCCACCGATGGATGATATGACGATTACAAAACTTGCACAAGCAGCAATAAGTGGACAACAATGA
- a CDS encoding SLOG family protein, whose translation MIKRLLVSGYKAHELGIFNEDHQGIPIIKKALTDQLLALLDQGLEWVIVSGQLGVETWIIECVWELQEDYPQLQYAVITPFLDQQSKWNELKQETYEQIIALADYSVSLTNKPYEAPWQFVEKNKFLLRNSDALLLLYDEENEGSPKFLKKMAVQLAETTNYELLSITADDLQLIAEDLQREQWE comes from the coding sequence ATGATTAAACGTCTACTCGTGAGCGGTTACAAAGCCCATGAACTAGGAATTTTCAATGAAGACCATCAAGGTATACCTATCATCAAAAAAGCATTGACGGATCAATTATTGGCACTTCTAGATCAAGGGCTTGAATGGGTTATAGTCAGTGGACAGCTCGGTGTTGAAACGTGGATTATTGAATGTGTGTGGGAATTGCAGGAAGACTATCCTCAATTACAATACGCGGTTATTACCCCATTTCTTGATCAGCAATCGAAATGGAATGAACTTAAACAAGAAACATACGAGCAGATCATAGCACTAGCTGATTATTCTGTAAGTCTGACGAATAAACCTTATGAAGCACCTTGGCAATTTGTCGAGAAGAATAAGTTTTTACTTCGAAATTCAGATGCTTTGTTACTTCTATATGATGAAGAAAACGAAGGTTCACCAAAGTTCCTGAAAAAAATGGCGGTACAGCTAGCCGAGACAACCAACTATGAGTTATTATCTATAACCGCTGATGATCTACAACTTATCGCGGAAGATTTACAACGTGAACAATGGGAATAA
- a CDS encoding hydrolase, which translates to MLQTNQTVFVLVDVQGKLAQIVNESKELHDNLEKLIKGLQVLDVPILWLEQYPDGLGPTTESLSNLLEGQRPIAKMTFSAMGNEEFVNQLRKLGRKQVLIAGIETHICVYMTAADLVKQGYEVEVVVDAVTSRTEANKMIGLQKMKHLGVSGTSVETALYELLGEAGTDEFKQVLKVIK; encoded by the coding sequence ATGTTGCAAACAAATCAAACAGTTTTCGTACTAGTAGATGTTCAAGGAAAGCTCGCACAAATCGTCAATGAAAGTAAGGAATTGCATGATAACCTGGAAAAATTGATTAAAGGATTACAAGTACTCGATGTTCCCATTCTATGGCTAGAACAATACCCTGATGGTTTAGGGCCGACTACTGAATCGTTATCGAACTTGCTTGAAGGTCAGCGACCGATTGCCAAAATGACATTCAGCGCAATGGGCAATGAAGAATTTGTCAACCAACTGCGGAAGCTGGGAAGAAAGCAAGTATTAATTGCGGGAATAGAAACGCATATATGCGTCTATATGACAGCAGCTGATCTTGTGAAGCAGGGCTATGAAGTGGAAGTAGTAGTAGATGCTGTGACCTCCAGAACGGAAGCAAATAAAATGATTGGTTTGCAAAAGATGAAGCATCTAGGAGTGTCTGGAACTTCTGTAGAAACCGCTTTATATGAGTTACTTGGTGAGGCAGGGACAGATGAATTTAAGCAAGTTTTAAAAGTAATTAAGTAA
- a CDS encoding malate synthase G gives MTNYEKVGKLQVATELYNFVNEDVLPGLEIQKDQFWANFDSLIHELAPENKALLEKRDELQKTISEWHQNNKGEIDFAKYKEFLQEIGYLEPVPEDFKVTTANVDNEVANQAGSQLVVPIDNARYALNAANARWGSLYDALYGSDVISDDAGAEAGVQYNPIRGQKVIDFAKKLLDQAAPLAEGSHAEVTAYKIVEGKLQVTLESGNTVLLQDESKFVGYNGKEDAPTAVLLVNNGLHIEIVIDKNNPIGKSDKAGVKDLVLEAALSTLMDCEDSIAAVDAEDKVGVYRNWLGLMKGDLESTFKRGSKTVTRKLNADRTYTGGDGKQLTLRGRSLMFVRNVGHLMTNNAILDENGNEVPEGILDGVLTSLIATHNFKENAEFKNSLHNSIYIVKPKMHSPAEAAFANKLFDRIEDLLGVERNTIKIGVMDEERRMSLNLKSAINEVKERIAFINTGFLDRTGDEIHTSMEAGPVIRKADMKTSKWLSSYESANVAVGIGAGLPGHAQIGKGMWAMPDLMAAMLEQKIAHPKAGASTAWVPSPTAAILHALHYHEVNVKEVQAGIDSSIDYRDGILDIPLAPNADWSIEEVQSELDNNAQGILGYVVRWIDQGVGCSTVPDINDVGLMEDRATLRISSQHIANWLRHGVCTKEQVKETLERMAKVVDQQNSDDELYQPMAPNYDDSIAFQAASDLIFKGAEQPSGYTEPILHARRIEAKAKAKQKATVQN, from the coding sequence ATGACAAATTATGAAAAAGTAGGTAAACTGCAAGTCGCAACAGAACTGTATAACTTCGTAAACGAAGATGTTCTACCGGGCTTAGAAATCCAAAAAGATCAATTTTGGGCAAACTTTGATTCGCTCATTCATGAACTTGCTCCTGAAAACAAAGCGCTATTAGAAAAACGTGATGAATTGCAAAAGACTATTAGCGAATGGCACCAAAATAATAAAGGCGAAATTGATTTCGCTAAATATAAAGAGTTTTTACAAGAGATTGGCTATTTAGAGCCAGTTCCTGAAGACTTTAAAGTGACAACAGCTAACGTTGACAATGAAGTCGCAAACCAAGCAGGCTCACAATTGGTAGTTCCAATTGATAACGCCCGGTATGCATTAAATGCAGCGAATGCTAGGTGGGGAAGTCTATACGATGCACTTTACGGATCGGATGTAATTAGTGATGATGCGGGTGCTGAAGCTGGCGTTCAATACAATCCGATTCGTGGACAAAAGGTTATTGATTTTGCGAAAAAATTATTAGACCAAGCAGCACCTTTAGCTGAGGGTTCTCATGCAGAGGTAACGGCTTATAAAATTGTAGAAGGTAAACTTCAAGTGACGCTTGAAAGCGGTAACACGGTTCTATTGCAAGATGAGTCCAAGTTTGTTGGATATAATGGCAAAGAAGACGCGCCGACTGCTGTATTGTTAGTGAATAATGGATTGCATATCGAAATCGTAATCGACAAGAATAATCCAATCGGGAAAAGTGATAAAGCGGGTGTGAAAGATCTAGTACTTGAAGCAGCACTTTCTACATTGATGGATTGTGAAGACTCGATTGCTGCAGTGGATGCCGAAGATAAAGTTGGCGTATACCGTAACTGGCTTGGTCTAATGAAGGGTGACTTGGAATCTACATTCAAGCGTGGTAGTAAAACAGTTACAAGAAAACTAAATGCCGATCGTACGTATACTGGTGGTGATGGCAAGCAGTTGACACTGCGTGGTCGTTCATTGATGTTCGTACGTAACGTAGGTCACTTAATGACTAACAATGCGATCCTCGACGAAAATGGCAATGAAGTACCTGAAGGCATCTTGGACGGTGTTCTTACGTCTTTGATTGCTACGCATAACTTTAAAGAAAACGCAGAGTTTAAAAACTCGCTTCACAATTCCATTTACATCGTAAAACCGAAAATGCATAGTCCGGCTGAGGCGGCATTTGCAAACAAACTATTTGATCGTATTGAAGATCTACTAGGTGTTGAGCGCAATACGATTAAAATTGGGGTTATGGATGAAGAGCGCAGAATGTCATTGAATCTGAAATCTGCAATTAATGAAGTGAAAGAGCGTATTGCATTTATCAATACTGGATTCCTTGACCGTACAGGTGACGAAATTCATACATCTATGGAAGCAGGTCCAGTCATTCGTAAAGCGGATATGAAGACATCTAAATGGCTATCTTCTTATGAATCTGCAAACGTTGCAGTCGGAATTGGAGCGGGTCTACCTGGACACGCGCAAATTGGTAAAGGAATGTGGGCTATGCCGGACTTAATGGCCGCAATGCTTGAACAGAAAATTGCTCATCCAAAAGCGGGAGCGAGCACTGCATGGGTTCCGTCACCAACAGCAGCCATTTTGCATGCATTGCATTACCATGAAGTAAATGTTAAAGAAGTGCAAGCTGGAATCGACAGTTCAATCGATTACCGCGATGGTATCCTTGATATTCCATTGGCACCTAATGCGGACTGGTCTATTGAAGAAGTACAATCGGAACTAGATAACAACGCACAAGGAATCCTAGGTTATGTAGTTCGCTGGATCGACCAAGGAGTAGGGTGTTCAACAGTTCCTGATATCAATGATGTCGGATTAATGGAAGACCGTGCAACATTACGTATTTCGAGTCAGCACATTGCAAACTGGTTACGTCATGGCGTTTGTACGAAAGAACAAGTAAAGGAAACTTTGGAGCGGATGGCAAAAGTAGTAGATCAGCAAAACTCGGATGATGAATTGTATCAACCGATGGCACCGAACTACGATGATTCCATCGCGTTCCAGGCGGCATCTGACCTGATCTTTAAAGGGGCAGAACAGCCGAGTGGATATACGGAGCCAATCTTGCATGCTCGACGTATTGAAGCTAAAGCAAAAGCAAAACAAAAAGCGACAGTACAAAACTAA
- the metE gene encoding 5-methyltetrahydropteroyltriglutamate--homocysteine S-methyltransferase codes for MVKSSIAGYPVIGENREWKRALEAFWSNKISQDELLQTTKEIRLANLKKQQEAGVDLIAVGDFTLYDRVLDTSAMFGIIPSRYNWKGGQVSTSTYFSMARGNDEAVASEMTKWFNTNYHYIVPEYEGQRFELTENKPLAAYREAKNELGIEGKPVLLGPYTLLKLSKGYAEKDVPSIILQLIPLYQKVLQELQDEGVQWVQIDEPILSTSICSDEMKAVTEIYSQLTKNLDGLNILLQTYFDSVEHYVETIALPVAGIGLDFVHGGEKNLKNLAQYGFPKNKVLAAGIVDGRNVWRSDLEEKLVLSETIQKHVSADNLWIQPSCSLLHSPVTTRSEQKLDATILNALAFADEKIEEIKTIQTSLLHGREKVATEFKKSEEALNAFNALPARNNKEVREATSGSLLSESKRSSLFAERKVKQQEKFQLPLLPTTTIGSFPQTPEVRATRNKWRKDEITDQQYKDFVHAEIKEWIDIQEDLGLDVLVHGEFERTDMVEYFGEKLDGFVFTEKAWVQSYGSRCVKPPIIFGDVAFIKPMTVEESVYAKSLTDHEVKGMLTGPVTILNWSFVRDDLSREEVTNQIALALRKEVEALEAAGIHMIQVDEPALREGLPLKKAEWKHYLDWAVNAFRVSTASVKDTTQIHTHMCYCDFNDFIEAISALDADVISIETSRSHGDLVEAFNEYHYDKGIGLGVYDIHSPRVPAVEEMTEIINKGLEVLEPNQFWINPDCGLKTRKREETIAALKNMVVATVQAREKLGVVAVK; via the coding sequence ATGGTTAAAAGTAGTATCGCAGGCTATCCTGTTATAGGTGAAAATCGTGAATGGAAACGTGCACTCGAGGCATTTTGGTCGAACAAGATCTCACAAGACGAGCTTCTTCAAACAACGAAAGAAATTCGATTGGCCAACTTAAAAAAGCAGCAAGAGGCAGGCGTGGACTTAATTGCCGTGGGTGATTTCACATTGTATGATCGCGTACTAGATACATCTGCAATGTTCGGCATCATACCTTCACGCTATAACTGGAAAGGCGGACAAGTTTCCACTTCCACATACTTCTCAATGGCTCGCGGCAATGACGAGGCAGTTGCCTCTGAAATGACCAAGTGGTTCAATACGAACTATCACTATATCGTACCCGAATACGAGGGTCAGCGTTTTGAGTTGACGGAGAACAAGCCACTTGCTGCCTATCGTGAAGCAAAGAACGAACTAGGCATTGAAGGGAAACCCGTTCTTTTAGGGCCTTATACATTATTAAAATTATCTAAAGGATACGCAGAAAAAGACGTACCATCCATCATCTTGCAATTGATTCCACTTTATCAAAAAGTTTTACAGGAACTACAGGATGAAGGTGTGCAGTGGGTCCAAATCGATGAGCCTATTCTATCTACCTCCATTTGCTCAGATGAAATGAAAGCTGTCACTGAAATATATTCACAGTTGACGAAAAATCTCGATGGACTGAATATTCTTTTGCAGACTTACTTTGATTCAGTAGAACATTATGTAGAGACTATCGCATTGCCAGTTGCAGGAATTGGACTTGATTTCGTCCACGGAGGCGAGAAAAACTTAAAGAACTTGGCGCAATACGGTTTCCCTAAAAACAAAGTGCTTGCAGCCGGAATTGTAGACGGACGCAACGTATGGCGATCAGATTTGGAGGAAAAACTAGTATTATCTGAAACAATCCAGAAGCACGTTTCAGCTGACAACTTGTGGATTCAACCATCTTGCAGTCTGCTTCACTCACCTGTTACGACTCGTTCTGAACAGAAGCTTGATGCAACGATCTTGAATGCTTTAGCATTTGCTGATGAGAAAATTGAAGAAATCAAAACGATTCAAACGTCTTTACTACACGGAAGGGAAAAAGTCGCTACGGAATTCAAAAAAAGCGAAGAAGCATTGAACGCATTTAATGCGCTCCCTGCTCGTAACAATAAAGAAGTGCGTGAAGCAACGTCCGGAAGTTTACTTTCCGAAAGTAAACGAAGTTCACTATTTGCGGAACGTAAAGTGAAGCAGCAGGAAAAATTCCAATTGCCACTACTTCCTACTACTACAATAGGTAGTTTCCCACAAACTCCGGAAGTACGCGCTACACGTAATAAATGGAGAAAAGATGAAATTACAGATCAGCAGTACAAAGACTTCGTACATGCCGAAATTAAAGAATGGATTGATATTCAAGAAGACTTAGGGCTAGATGTATTAGTTCATGGTGAGTTCGAACGGACGGACATGGTTGAATACTTCGGAGAAAAGCTAGACGGCTTTGTCTTCACTGAAAAAGCTTGGGTTCAGTCCTACGGTTCACGTTGTGTGAAGCCACCAATCATCTTCGGAGACGTTGCATTCATTAAACCGATGACAGTCGAAGAATCCGTTTATGCAAAATCACTCACAGATCACGAAGTAAAAGGAATGCTTACAGGTCCTGTAACCATTTTAAATTGGTCATTCGTTCGTGATGATTTGTCAAGAGAAGAAGTGACAAACCAAATTGCACTTGCTTTACGCAAGGAAGTCGAAGCGCTTGAAGCGGCAGGTATTCATATGATTCAAGTAGATGAGCCAGCACTTCGTGAAGGTCTTCCATTGAAAAAAGCTGAATGGAAACACTATTTAGATTGGGCAGTCAATGCATTCCGCGTGTCTACTGCATCCGTAAAAGATACGACGCAAATCCACACGCATATGTGCTATTGTGATTTCAACGATTTTATTGAGGCAATCAGCGCACTTGATGCAGATGTCATCTCAATTGAAACTTCACGTAGTCACGGTGACTTGGTTGAAGCTTTCAATGAGTATCACTACGACAAAGGAATCGGCTTAGGCGTCTACGACATCCATAGTCCACGCGTCCCAGCCGTTGAAGAGATGACGGAGATTATCAACAAAGGCCTTGAAGTTCTCGAGCCCAACCAGTTCTGGATTAATCCCGATTGTGGTTTGAAGACAAGAAAGCGCGAAGAAACGATTGCTGCATTAAAGAACATGGTCGTCGCTACTGTACAGGCACGTGAAAAGTTAGGCGTAGTTGCGGTTAAATAA
- the ribE gene encoding 6,7-dimethyl-8-ribityllumazine synthase, protein MGNIFEGHLVGTGLKVGIVVGRFNEFITGKLLSGAQDAFKRHGVDEADVDVAWVPGAFEISLIAKKMADSKKYDAVITLGTVIRGATPHFDFVCNEVAKGVSQAGMQSGIPVIFGVLTTDTIEQSIERAGTKAGNKGWDAAVSAIEMANLTKQFD, encoded by the coding sequence TTGGGTAATATATTCGAAGGGCATTTAGTAGGTACAGGCTTAAAAGTAGGAATTGTTGTAGGTCGATTCAATGAGTTCATCACTGGGAAGTTACTATCCGGTGCACAAGACGCATTCAAACGACATGGTGTAGATGAAGCGGACGTAGACGTAGCGTGGGTACCAGGAGCATTTGAAATTTCGCTGATTGCGAAGAAGATGGCGGATTCTAAAAAGTATGATGCAGTCATTACGCTCGGTACAGTAATCCGCGGCGCGACACCTCACTTTGACTTTGTTTGTAATGAAGTGGCAAAGGGTGTATCTCAAGCGGGTATGCAATCTGGAATCCCGGTGATCTTTGGTGTGCTAACGACGGATACGATTGAGCAATCGATCGAGCGTGCGGGGACTAAGGCAGGCAACAAAGGTTGGGACGCAGCAGTGTCTGCTATTGAGATGGCGAACCTCACGAAGCAGTTTGACTGA